Proteins encoded within one genomic window of Halocatena marina:
- a CDS encoding cupin domain-containing protein, with protein sequence MEPVNESELDWTEYEHGKAAFKRKQLGEAAGGDRLGCSLYELPAGRRSWPYHYHTANEEAIYVLSGRGTVKLGGETQPLREGDYVALPADESGGHRVINDSDAPLQYLVVSTMNEPDVSVYPESNKLGVFAGAPPGSRDERSIHGYYTIDDDVDYWDGE encoded by the coding sequence ATGGAACCGGTTAACGAGTCGGAACTGGATTGGACCGAGTACGAACACGGGAAAGCAGCATTCAAACGGAAGCAGTTGGGGGAAGCTGCTGGTGGCGACCGTCTCGGCTGCAGTCTGTACGAGCTACCAGCCGGTCGTCGATCGTGGCCGTATCACTACCATACTGCGAACGAAGAAGCGATCTACGTGCTCTCTGGACGTGGAACGGTCAAACTCGGCGGTGAGACGCAGCCACTCCGCGAAGGCGACTACGTCGCGTTACCAGCGGACGAATCCGGTGGCCATCGTGTGATCAACGATTCCGACGCGCCACTCCAGTACCTCGTCGTTTCGACGATGAACGAGCCAGACGTTTCAGTCTATCCCGAGTCGAACAAGCTGGGGGTGTTCGCCGGTGCTCCACCCGGCAGTCGAGACGAACGGTCCATCCATGGATACTACACGATCGACGACGATGTCGACTACTGGGACGGCGAATGA
- a CDS encoding NAD+ synthase yields the protein MSDVTTLPDEGLPIEIHLSDDELDAHREHITTFIEETIDDAGVDGAVIGLSGGIDSTLTAYLATEALGTDRVYGLVLPSTVNPDESMSDAERVAETLDIGYDVIEISPIVDAFFTAYPTGEDDQMAAGNVRVRTRAVLNYFVANTRNAIVLGTGNRSEGLTGYFTKYGDQAVDCNPIGNLYKRQVRQLARHIGVPDDLVEKAPSAEMWTGQTDETEMGVTYDLLDAVLVLHIDGPLSKHATATTLAIEVSAIERVEELYQQSEHKRHMPPAPEPL from the coding sequence ATGAGTGATGTCACGACGCTTCCTGACGAAGGACTCCCGATCGAAATCCACCTTTCGGACGATGAACTCGACGCTCACCGAGAGCATATCACGACCTTCATCGAAGAAACGATCGACGACGCCGGGGTCGATGGCGCTGTCATCGGTCTCTCAGGTGGAATTGACAGTACTCTGACTGCGTATCTCGCTACGGAAGCGCTTGGGACGGATCGTGTCTACGGGTTGGTGTTACCGAGCACAGTGAATCCGGATGAGAGCATGAGCGACGCAGAGCGTGTCGCAGAGACACTCGACATCGGATACGACGTGATCGAGATTAGCCCCATCGTGGACGCATTCTTCACGGCCTATCCGACTGGTGAGGATGACCAGATGGCGGCTGGGAACGTTCGGGTGCGAACGCGTGCGGTCCTGAACTATTTTGTCGCCAATACGAGGAACGCTATTGTACTCGGAACCGGCAATCGAAGCGAAGGACTGACAGGCTATTTCACCAAGTATGGTGATCAGGCAGTTGATTGTAATCCCATCGGGAATCTCTACAAGCGGCAAGTCAGACAGTTGGCGCGGCATATCGGAGTTCCGGACGATCTCGTCGAGAAAGCGCCGAGCGCGGAGATGTGGACGGGACAAACTGATGAAACGGAAATGGGTGTGACGTACGATCTCCTTGATGCAGTGCTCGTCTTACACATCGATGGACCACTCTCGAAACACGCAACAGCAACGACGCTCGCTATCGAGGTATCGGCAATCGAGCGTGTCGAGGAACTGTACCAACAGAGCGAACACAAACGACACATGCCGCCCGCACCCGAGCCGCTCTGA